In Nitrospinota bacterium, a single genomic region encodes these proteins:
- a CDS encoding diguanylate cyclase, whose product MKILAVDDSQHDLELFEAIIDKIGGIELVRAGSAEEAFGILGISRNGKVVKDIDLILLDIHLPMVDGIEACKKIKSIDAFRDLPIVVVTAMGKEESLQPAFDAGAIDFLEKPFNKVEFIARVNSVLKLKREMDLRKAREKELEEATRKLSQSNRELERLSRIDSLTGLSNRMHFDELFEREWKRCARDKKLFSIILIDIDYFRAYNDAYGMQEADTCLRKIGQRLAKIAQRPADLVSRYSADQFAIILPEIEPKDAEKMAKDAHGAIEAMKIEHKLSKVSSYVSVSIGCASDHPSEKVSSYSQIKEADKALVKAKREGRNRIVCSKT is encoded by the coding sequence GTGAAAATTTTAGCAGTAGATGATTCGCAGCACGACTTGGAACTTTTTGAAGCGATTATCGACAAGATCGGAGGGATCGAATTGGTAAGAGCCGGTTCTGCGGAAGAGGCGTTCGGAATTCTAGGGATCAGCAGAAATGGCAAGGTGGTAAAAGATATTGACCTGATTCTTCTCGATATACATCTCCCCATGGTTGACGGTATTGAAGCCTGCAAAAAAATAAAAAGCATCGACGCATTCCGGGACCTGCCGATAGTAGTTGTCACGGCTATGGGGAAGGAGGAATCTCTCCAGCCGGCGTTCGATGCAGGGGCGATAGATTTTCTCGAGAAACCTTTTAACAAGGTCGAGTTTATCGCAAGGGTAAATTCAGTGCTGAAATTAAAGCGGGAGATGGATTTGCGCAAGGCGAGGGAAAAGGAACTGGAAGAGGCCACGCGGAAATTATCGCAGTCCAACAGGGAACTTGAGAGGCTTTCGCGAATTGATTCGCTTACAGGTCTGTCAAACAGGATGCACTTTGATGAACTGTTCGAGAGAGAGTGGAAAAGATGCGCAAGGGATAAAAAACTGTTCTCGATCATTTTGATAGATATTGATTATTTCCGGGCGTATAACGATGCGTACGGAATGCAGGAAGCTGATACATGTCTTCGAAAAATTGGACAAAGATTGGCAAAGATCGCCCAACGGCCCGCCGACCTGGTTTCCAGATATAGCGCGGATCAATTCGCGATAATCCTTCCCGAGATAGAGCCAAAGGACGCGGAAAAGATGGCAAAAGATGCCCATGGCGCCATTGAGGCCATGAAGATCGAGCATAAGCTTTCGAAAGTATCAAGTTATGTTTCCGTGTCTATCGGCTGCGCGAGCGACCATCCAAGCGAAAAGGTATCTTCCTATAGCCAGATCAAGGAAGCCGACAAGGCGCTGGTCAAGGCAAAACGGGAAGGAAGGAACAGGATAGTTTGTAGCAAGACCTAG